A stretch of the Planktothricoides raciborskii GIHE-MW2 genome encodes the following:
- a CDS encoding gas vesicle protein K, with protein sequence MTLVCTPYDSANEALLTRPESNSKAGLAPLLLTVVELVRQLLEAQIIRRMEGGIISESDLDRAAESIQKLQEQILHLCEIFEVDPKELNINLGEFGTLLPEPGSYYPGEDSTKPSVLELVDRLLNTGVVVEGNVDLGLAKLDLIHLKLRLVLTSQPV encoded by the coding sequence ATGACACTTGTTTGCACACCTTATGATTCTGCTAATGAGGCTTTGCTGACCCGTCCAGAAAGTAATAGCAAAGCCGGTTTAGCACCTTTACTGTTAACTGTCGTGGAATTGGTACGCCAATTGCTCGAAGCCCAAATCATTCGCCGGATGGAAGGCGGAATTATCAGTGAGTCTGATTTAGATAGAGCCGCAGAAAGTATCCAAAAATTACAAGAACAAATTCTCCATTTGTGTGAAATTTTTGAAGTTGATCCAAAAGAGTTAAATATCAATCTAGGAGAATTTGGTACTCTTTTACCAGAGCCAGGAAGTTATTACCCAGGAGAAGATAGTACCAAACCTTCAGTATTGGAATTGGTTGATCGACTTTTAAATACAGGAGTTGTTGTTGAAGGGAATGTTGATTTAGGTTTAGCAAAACTTGATTTAATTCATCTAAAACTGCGTTTAGTTTTAACTTCTCAGCCCGTTTAA
- a CDS encoding GvpL/GvpF family gas vesicle protein — translation MAVGLYLYGIFADQIPDKIVLSGIDNEPVHCEVIDGFSFLYSVAHKEKYLASRRYLICHEKVLESVMEAGFRTLLPLRFGLVVKTWETVAEQLINPYKNQLKELFAKLSGKREVSIKIFWDSQSELQRALESNPELKQQRDAMMGKNLTMEEIIHIGQLIEGTLFQRKQDIIQVFREQLSHCAQEMVESEPMTDDMIYNAAYLIPWDQEPEFSQKVEAIDQEFGERLRIRYNNLTAPYTFAQLM, via the coding sequence ATGGCGGTTGGTCTTTATTTATATGGAATATTTGCTGATCAGATTCCTGACAAAATAGTTTTGTCAGGGATTGATAATGAACCCGTTCACTGTGAGGTGATTGACGGTTTTAGTTTTCTCTACTCCGTTGCTCATAAAGAAAAATATTTGGCATCTCGTCGGTATTTAATTTGCCATGAAAAAGTATTAGAAAGCGTGATGGAAGCCGGATTTAGAACTTTGCTTCCATTGCGGTTTGGATTAGTTGTAAAAACCTGGGAAACGGTGGCAGAACAATTAATTAACCCGTATAAAAATCAACTGAAAGAATTATTTGCTAAATTGTCAGGCAAACGAGAAGTTAGCATTAAGATTTTTTGGGATAGCCAGTCAGAATTACAAAGGGCTTTGGAGTCTAATCCTGAGTTAAAGCAACAACGGGATGCGATGATGGGGAAAAACTTAACAATGGAAGAAATTATCCATATAGGTCAACTCATAGAAGGCACTTTATTTCAACGGAAACAAGATATTATTCAAGTCTTTAGAGAGCAATTAAGTCATTGTGCTCAAGAGATGGTCGAAAGCGAGCCGATGACCGATGACATGATTTATAATGCAGCTTATTTAATTCCTTGGGATCAAGAGCCTGAATTTAGCCAGAAAGTTGAAGCGATCGATCAAGAGTTTGGCGAGCGCTTGCGAATTCGCTATAACAATTTAACCGCACCCTATACCTTTGCCCAACTCATGTAA
- a CDS encoding AAA family ATPase, with amino-acid sequence MTELFKGFEQLVELAKTLEEKLEKGEIKTEVQFSSRPLSSIPRAGGIPRPGGISRPSNSGGGDFEVNRNRSSSPSDSGFEDSMTPPEEPTTASLKDVGGLTEVLKELKELIAIPLKRPDLLAKLGLEPTRGVLLVGPPGTGKTLTARALAEELGVNYIALVGPEVMSKYYGEAEQRLRGIFEKASKNAPCIVFIDEIDSMAPDRSKVEGEVEKRLVAQLLSLMDGFAQTQGVIVLAATNRPDHLDPALRRPGRFDREVLFRVPDRNGRLEILQILTRSMPLDKSVSLELIADNAVGFVGADLKAVCQKAAYSALRRQVPTLDAQIPEVMTVIQADFLQALKEVKPAVLRSVEVESPHVAWDNIGGLEQIKQTLQESVEGALLHPQLYLQTKAQAPKGILLWGPPGTGKTLLAKAVASQARANFISINGPELLSKWVGASEQAVRELFAKARQAAPCVVFIDEIDTLAPARGRYSGDSGVSDRVVGQILTELDGLQTGATILVIGATNRPDALDPALLRAGRLDLQLKVDLPNASSRLAILQVHNDERPLQDVDLGYWAEATEGWNGADLALLCNQAALVAIRRYRHQGMTDPAEIRITTDDFNHAYQGLVEQRAT; translated from the coding sequence ATGACAGAGTTATTCAAAGGTTTTGAGCAATTAGTCGAACTGGCTAAAACCTTAGAAGAAAAACTTGAAAAAGGAGAAATTAAAACTGAAGTGCAGTTTAGTTCTCGTCCCTTGAGTAGTATTCCCCGTGCTGGTGGGATTCCCCGTCCAGGGGGCATTTCCCGTCCGAGCAATTCTGGTGGGGGTGATTTTGAGGTTAATCGTAATCGCTCATCTTCTCCCTCAGATTCAGGATTTGAAGACTCTATGACACCGCCAGAAGAACCAACGACCGCTTCCCTTAAAGATGTTGGTGGATTGACAGAAGTTCTAAAAGAACTCAAAGAACTGATTGCCATTCCTCTAAAACGCCCGGACTTGTTAGCAAAATTAGGGCTTGAACCCACTCGCGGCGTTCTCTTAGTCGGCCCACCAGGAACAGGTAAAACCTTAACCGCCCGCGCCCTGGCTGAAGAACTCGGCGTTAACTATATTGCGTTAGTCGGGCCAGAAGTGATGAGCAAATATTATGGGGAAGCCGAGCAACGACTGCGGGGAATTTTTGAGAAAGCCAGTAAAAATGCCCCTTGTATTGTTTTTATTGACGAAATTGACAGCATGGCTCCCGACCGCAGCAAAGTTGAAGGGGAAGTGGAAAAACGACTGGTTGCCCAATTGCTGAGTTTAATGGATGGTTTTGCCCAAACTCAAGGGGTGATTGTTCTAGCTGCGACGAACCGCCCCGACCATCTTGACCCCGCCTTACGTCGCCCCGGACGGTTTGACCGAGAAGTCCTCTTTCGGGTTCCTGACCGCAATGGACGTTTAGAAATCCTGCAAATTCTCACCCGTTCGATGCCTTTAGATAAATCAGTTTCCTTAGAATTAATTGCAGATAACGCGGTGGGATTTGTGGGGGCTGATTTAAAAGCCGTTTGTCAGAAAGCCGCCTATAGTGCGTTGCGCCGTCAGGTTCCCACCCTGGATGCCCAAATTCCAGAAGTCATGACGGTCATCCAAGCCGACTTTTTGCAAGCCCTTAAAGAAGTTAAACCCGCCGTGTTACGGTCTGTGGAAGTGGAATCTCCCCATGTGGCTTGGGATAATATTGGCGGACTGGAACAAATTAAACAAACCCTACAGGAGTCTGTGGAAGGGGCATTACTCCATCCTCAATTATATTTGCAAACTAAAGCCCAAGCACCCAAAGGCATTTTGCTTTGGGGGCCTCCGGGAACGGGAAAAACCTTATTGGCGAAAGCCGTTGCATCTCAGGCGCGAGCCAATTTTATTAGTATTAATGGCCCGGAACTGTTGAGTAAATGGGTGGGAGCCAGTGAACAAGCGGTACGGGAGTTATTTGCCAAAGCTCGTCAAGCCGCCCCTTGTGTGGTGTTTATTGATGAAATTGATACCTTAGCTCCTGCAAGAGGCCGTTACAGTGGGGATTCTGGGGTGAGTGACCGGGTTGTGGGACAAATCTTAACGGAGTTAGATGGGTTGCAAACGGGGGCAACGATTTTAGTGATTGGAGCCACTAACCGCCCAGATGCGTTAGACCCAGCTTTACTCCGGGCTGGACGCTTGGATTTACAGTTAAAAGTGGATTTACCGAATGCTTCAAGTCGTTTAGCGATTTTACAAGTCCATAACGATGAACGTCCTTTACAGGATGTGGATTTAGGCTATTGGGCCGAAGCAACGGAAGGCTGGAATGGGGCAGATTTAGCATTATTATGTAACCAAGCCGCACTGGTGGCAATTCGTCGTTATCGACATCAGGGAATGACTGACCCGGCTGAGATTCGGATTACAACGGATGATTTTAATCATGCTTATCAAGGGTTAGTTGAACAGCGTGCAACTTGA
- a CDS encoding gas vesicle protein codes for MTTTRVPSPIKPKISTMPRKQSEASQQLELYKLITEKQRIQKELKFMEQRIQQLKNRLTVLDHQIESTEQNIQDLREVNPSLPKGMHSSKTVAQSSNNFQAFYLEY; via the coding sequence ATGACAACCACTCGTGTACCCAGCCCAATTAAACCTAAAATTAGCACTATGCCTCGGAAGCAATCTGAAGCATCTCAGCAACTTGAGCTTTATAAGTTAATTACTGAAAAACAACGCATCCAAAAAGAATTAAAATTTATGGAGCAGCGCATTCAGCAATTAAAAAATCGTCTAACGGTTCTGGATCATCAAATTGAGAGTACAGAACAGAATATTCAAGATTTGCGTGAAGTCAATCCTAGTTTACCTAAAGGGATGCATTCCTCTAAAACTGTTGCTCAATCCTCTAATAATTTTCAAGCCTTTTACCTAGAATATTAA
- a CDS encoding ArsA family ATPase produces the protein MTNLNLVNNFLSRYDTRHLVMFSGKGGVGKTTLSCGFARRWAKLFPDEHILLISTDPAHSLGDVLQTEVSDIALPLDDLPNLQVRALDAGKLLLEFKAKYGKFLELLVERGSFVEGEDLTPVWDLDWPGLDEIMGLLEIQRLLNENIVDRIVVDMAPSGHTLNLLGIKDFLEIILNSLELFQEKHRVISKTFSKTYNADDVDDFLVKMKSELTEGKQLLQDSDFTLCLVVAIAEPMSLLETERLLNSLHHLNIPCGNLFINRILTNPNQNLDRYSEQQQILDKFLKIPGQDTIFTLPQQSTEPLGGEALDRIISQIQTLETVEFIPPPPIQWPQKIIPSFSDFIDDKRQLIIIGGKGGVGKTTVAAAIGWALANRHPDQNIRIISIDPAHSLGDAFGEKLGHQPSPLIGNLSGQEVDADIVLEKFRDDYLWELAEMISGEGKEDGGIKLAYTPEAWRQIVAQSLPGIDEMLSLVTVMDLLDQKQQDLIILDTAPTGHLLRFLEMPTALGDWLTWIFKLWMKYQNVLGRLDLMGRLRTLRQQVMQAQKKLKDPQHTEFIGVLQAQDAIIAEQLRLTASLKKMGVYQRYVVQNRYHADEEIDRDLFPDQTLIRLPSLPRSVEPLARVKGAADLLF, from the coding sequence ATGACTAACCTTAACTTGGTAAACAACTTTCTTAGTCGTTATGACACCCGACATTTAGTTATGTTTAGTGGCAAAGGAGGAGTGGGAAAAACTACCCTTTCCTGTGGATTTGCCCGCCGTTGGGCTAAATTATTTCCCGATGAACACATCCTATTAATCTCAACTGATCCTGCCCATTCTTTAGGGGATGTATTACAAACAGAAGTCAGCGATATAGCATTACCCTTAGACGACTTACCTAATTTACAAGTTAGGGCATTAGATGCAGGAAAATTACTCTTAGAATTTAAAGCAAAATACGGAAAATTTTTAGAACTCTTAGTAGAACGAGGCAGTTTTGTTGAAGGGGAAGATTTAACCCCTGTTTGGGATTTAGACTGGCCTGGTTTAGATGAAATTATGGGTCTATTAGAAATTCAACGATTACTCAACGAAAATATTGTAGATCGAATTGTCGTTGATATGGCTCCCTCCGGTCATACCTTAAATCTATTAGGAATTAAAGACTTTTTAGAGATTATTTTAAATTCTTTAGAATTATTTCAAGAAAAACATCGCGTTATTTCCAAAACCTTCTCAAAAACCTACAATGCCGATGATGTGGATGACTTCTTAGTCAAAATGAAATCCGAGTTAACTGAAGGCAAACAACTCCTGCAAGATAGCGATTTCACCCTTTGTTTAGTTGTGGCAATTGCTGAACCGATGAGTTTATTAGAAACCGAACGATTACTCAATAGCTTGCATCACTTAAATATTCCCTGCGGCAACTTATTTATTAATCGCATTTTAACTAATCCCAATCAAAATTTAGATCGCTATAGTGAGCAACAGCAAATCCTCGATAAATTTCTGAAAATTCCAGGTCAAGACACAATTTTTACCCTTCCCCAACAATCAACAGAACCCCTGGGAGGTGAAGCATTAGATCGCATCATAAGTCAAATTCAAACCCTCGAAACCGTAGAATTTATTCCCCCACCCCCCATTCAATGGCCGCAAAAAATTATTCCTAGTTTTAGTGATTTTATCGACGACAAACGCCAACTCATTATCATTGGTGGCAAGGGAGGTGTCGGAAAAACAACCGTTGCCGCTGCCATTGGTTGGGCGTTAGCGAATCGTCATCCCGACCAAAACATTAGAATTATTTCTATTGATCCAGCCCATTCTTTAGGAGACGCTTTTGGAGAGAAATTAGGACATCAACCGAGTCCTTTAATAGGAAACTTAAGTGGTCAAGAAGTTGATGCAGATATCGTTTTAGAAAAATTTCGGGATGATTATTTGTGGGAACTGGCAGAAATGATTAGTGGCGAAGGCAAAGAAGACGGAGGCATAAAACTGGCTTATACTCCTGAAGCTTGGCGACAAATTGTGGCTCAATCCTTACCGGGAATTGATGAAATGTTATCGTTAGTAACGGTGATGGATTTATTAGACCAAAAACAACAAGATTTGATTATTTTAGATACGGCACCTACAGGTCATCTCCTGCGATTTTTAGAAATGCCAACGGCTTTAGGGGATTGGTTAACTTGGATTTTTAAGCTGTGGATGAAGTATCAAAATGTATTAGGGCGTTTAGATTTAATGGGACGATTGCGAACCTTAAGGCAGCAAGTGATGCAAGCCCAGAAAAAATTAAAAGACCCCCAACATACCGAATTTATTGGGGTTCTGCAAGCCCAAGATGCCATTATTGCCGAACAACTTCGATTAACAGCCTCTTTGAAAAAAATGGGAGTCTATCAGCGTTATGTCGTGCAGAACCGTTATCACGCTGATGAGGAAATTGATCGGGATTTATTCCCAGATCAAACTCTGATCCGCTTACCCAGTTTACCTCGGTCAGTAGAACCTCTAGCACGGGTAAAAGGCGCGGCAGATCTGTTGTTTTAA
- a CDS encoding L,D-transpeptidase codes for MKRTIFAKNYKNSNNLPQNLWGRAAILLAAALLGISAWTGGAIAESEYHNTIARNILNLQQSQKRWIEIDLTTQRLIAWEGANPVYAVIISTGKDGTPTPTGTFAIQSKHETARMQGEGYDVPDVPFTMYYYGGYAIHGAYWHNNFGTPVSHGCTNVAVNHAEWLFNWADIGTPVVVHY; via the coding sequence ATGAAACGCACAATTTTTGCTAAAAATTATAAAAATTCTAATAATTTGCCTCAGAATTTATGGGGGCGAGCGGCAATTTTACTAGCCGCTGCACTGCTGGGCATATCTGCTTGGACAGGCGGGGCTATTGCTGAGAGCGAATATCACAACACCATTGCCAGAAACATTCTCAATTTACAACAATCCCAAAAACGCTGGATTGAAATTGATTTAACCACCCAAAGATTAATCGCTTGGGAAGGAGCAAACCCTGTCTACGCGGTGATTATTTCTACGGGAAAAGATGGCACTCCCACGCCCACAGGCACCTTTGCCATTCAATCCAAACATGAAACCGCCCGAATGCAAGGAGAAGGTTACGATGTTCCTGATGTGCCATTCACCATGTATTACTATGGCGGTTATGCCATTCATGGGGCTTATTGGCATAATAACTTTGGCACCCCCGTCAGTCATGGTTGCACCAATGTAGCGGTCAATCATGCGGAATGGTTATTCAATTGGGCTGATATTGGTACACCTGTAGTTGTTCATTATTAA
- a CDS encoding UPF0104 family protein → MLGKIKIFSKYVRWLIFGAGLFFLIITFKQHALEVGSLKITALGWVDLGLSLIVTLLAHIWSGWVWTWILREFNQPVPVFWALRIYLTTNMAKYIPGNVWHFYGRILTINQIGVPGNVATVSVLLEPLLMAAAALIMALLGSFAPLQNTSAHGLEIGAYKFSQTVIQIGKILGLTGVLLGVHPVILNPLVKFLGKGKLKNQRKKHHPAPKFTRKITAESDKDSLNSLRLEPGQLQRYPLVPLIGELGFLWLRGSGFLLAMLAMLQPLDSFNLSTLISSGFLVLSAFSFAWLLGLVLPGAPGGIGIFEATAIALLQNNFPPGILQ, encoded by the coding sequence ATGCTCGGAAAAATTAAGATTTTCTCAAAATATGTTCGTTGGTTGATTTTCGGAGCCGGATTATTTTTTTTAATAATTACTTTTAAGCAACACGCTTTAGAAGTGGGTTCTCTGAAAATTACAGCCCTAGGTTGGGTTGATTTAGGATTATCTTTAATCGTCACATTATTGGCACATATTTGGTCAGGGTGGGTCTGGACTTGGATTTTGCGGGAATTTAATCAACCTGTCCCCGTGTTTTGGGCATTGCGAATCTATTTAACCACCAATATGGCCAAGTATATTCCGGGAAATGTCTGGCATTTTTATGGCCGCATTTTGACAATTAATCAAATCGGAGTTCCCGGAAATGTGGCCACCGTCAGCGTCTTATTAGAACCGCTGTTAATGGCTGCCGCCGCTTTAATCATGGCCTTACTGGGGAGTTTTGCCCCTTTACAAAATACCTCCGCCCACGGATTAGAAATTGGTGCCTATAAATTTTCTCAGACAGTGATACAAATTGGCAAAATATTGGGGTTAACTGGGGTACTTCTAGGCGTTCATCCGGTGATTTTAAATCCTTTGGTGAAATTTCTGGGTAAGGGGAAATTGAAAAATCAACGGAAAAAGCATCATCCAGCCCCAAAATTCACCAGAAAAATTACCGCAGAATCTGATAAAGATTCCCTAAATTCTCTGCGGTTAGAACCGGGACAACTCCAACGCTATCCCTTAGTTCCTTTAATCGGCGAACTGGGTTTTCTGTGGCTGCGAGGTAGTGGTTTTTTATTGGCAATGTTGGCCATGCTTCAACCCCTCGATTCATTCAATTTATCCACCCTGATTTCATCAGGATTTTTAGTATTGAGTGCTTTTAGTTTTGCCTGGTTACTCGGTTTAGTGCTTCCCGGCGCCCCGGGGGGAATTGGCATTTTTGAAGCTACGGCGATCGCCTTATTGCAAAATAATTTCCCCCCAGGCATTTTGCAATAA
- a CDS encoding lysylphosphatidylglycerol synthase domain-containing protein yields MMKTRTSTPFPVSQVISAIVGFVLFGLAIWTISQELKKYPPSEVIQSLNRIPDQYLILAIALMMINYIILAGYDLLAMRYIRCSLPPQKTILAGFISYAVSNSIGFALLSGSAIRYHFYSRWGLSATEIAKIIAFCNLSFWIGLFAVGGVLFLLEPLAVPSLLHLPFESVHPIGAIFLAIVLIYFFWNLLSHRQSIRIGKWTIPHLSWQISLTQIVVTSIDWGLAAGVLYLLLPKPTLLSYPGFFGIYLLAQISGIISNVPGGLGVVETVLLLSLSPSIASADLLGALLAYRGIYYFVPLIVAIALLIFNKFSQKFD; encoded by the coding sequence ATGATGAAAACTCGTACCTCGACACCATTCCCCGTTTCTCAAGTTATTTCTGCCATAGTGGGATTTGTGCTGTTTGGCTTGGCGATTTGGACAATCAGCCAGGAGTTGAAAAAGTATCCTCCCAGTGAGGTGATCCAAAGTCTCAATAGAATTCCCGATCAATATTTAATCCTGGCGATCGCCCTAATGATGATTAACTATATTATCTTGGCAGGATATGACTTACTGGCGATGCGCTACATTCGCTGTTCACTGCCACCCCAGAAGACGATTTTGGCAGGGTTCATTAGTTATGCCGTCAGTAATAGCATTGGCTTCGCACTCTTAAGTGGCAGCGCCATTCGTTATCACTTTTATTCTCGTTGGGGACTTTCCGCCACAGAAATTGCTAAGATTATTGCCTTTTGTAATCTCAGTTTCTGGATTGGACTGTTTGCCGTAGGCGGTGTTTTATTTCTGCTTGAACCCCTGGCGGTTCCATCTTTGCTGCATTTGCCCTTTGAATCAGTCCATCCCATCGGGGCAATTTTTTTGGCGATCGTCTTGATTTATTTCTTCTGGAACCTATTAAGTCATCGGCAATCAATTCGGATTGGCAAATGGACGATTCCTCATCTTTCCTGGCAAATTTCTCTAACCCAAATTGTTGTCACCTCGATTGATTGGGGACTCGCAGCAGGAGTGCTTTATTTGCTACTGCCAAAACCCACTTTATTGTCCTATCCGGGGTTTTTTGGTATTTACCTGTTAGCTCAAATTTCCGGGATTATTAGTAATGTTCCGGGAGGATTAGGTGTCGTTGAAACAGTCTTGTTACTTTCGCTGTCTCCATCGATCGCCTCTGCTGACTTGCTGGGCGCACTTTTAGCTTATCGAGGGATTTACTATTTTGTTCCCTTAATTGTGGCGATCGCGCTCTTAATCTTCAACAAATTTTCCCAAAAATTTGATTAA
- a CDS encoding GvpL/GvpF family gas vesicle protein has product MKLYNLYTYAFLKPPIESLTLPVGIANPVLLITGGDLSAVVEPEVCLDTLQNDDECLIQAVLCHDRVICELFQQTTILPLRFGTSFLEADNLLNHLSSNAQEYQEKIEQLEGKGEYLLKCIPRKLEEPVLSSESRGRQYFLAKKQHYEAQQDFYILQGSEWQNFVHLVTQSYPSTIIIPSPGTESRIYLLVNFQEEPLLIEQVLHWQKACPRWELQLGQVSPPYHFT; this is encoded by the coding sequence ATGAAATTGTATAATTTATATACTTACGCTTTTTTAAAACCCCCAATAGAGAGCTTAACATTGCCGGTGGGAATTGCTAACCCAGTGTTACTGATAACTGGTGGAGACCTCTCAGCCGTAGTCGAACCCGAAGTTTGTTTAGACACTTTACAAAATGATGATGAATGCTTGATTCAAGCCGTTTTATGTCACGATCGCGTCATCTGCGAATTATTTCAGCAAACGACTATTTTACCCTTACGTTTTGGCACATCTTTTTTAGAGGCAGACAATTTACTGAACCATCTTAGTTCTAATGCCCAAGAATATCAAGAAAAAATTGAACAACTTGAGGGAAAAGGGGAATATCTTTTAAAATGTATTCCGCGTAAGCTAGAGGAGCCTGTACTCTCTTCTGAGAGCCGGGGAAGACAATATTTTTTAGCTAAAAAACAGCACTATGAAGCCCAACAAGACTTTTATATTCTGCAAGGTTCAGAATGGCAAAATTTCGTTCATTTAGTTACCCAAAGCTATCCATCAACGATTATTATTCCTTCTCCGGGGACTGAATCACGAATTTATCTTTTAGTCAATTTTCAAGAAGAACCTTTACTAATCGAGCAAGTCTTGCATTGGCAAAAAGCTTGCCCCAGGTGGGAATTACAATTAGGGCAAGTTTCTCCACCCTATCACTTTACTTAA
- a CDS encoding gas vesicle protein GvpG: protein MFLDILCFPVTGPIGGLMWIGEKIQERANTEYDDTENLHKLLLALQLAYDLGDISEEEFEIKEEELLLKIQALEEEAVENQSEYSL, encoded by the coding sequence ATGTTTCTTGATATTTTATGCTTTCCGGTTACTGGACCGATTGGTGGTTTGATGTGGATCGGGGAGAAAATTCAAGAGCGTGCAAATACGGAATATGATGACACAGAAAATTTACACAAACTTTTATTAGCCTTGCAACTGGCTTATGATCTGGGCGATATTTCTGAGGAAGAGTTTGAAATTAAGGAAGAAGAACTGTTATTAAAAATTCAAGCCTTAGAAGAAGAAGCTGTAGAAAACCAGTCTGAATATTCTCTCTAA
- a CDS encoding bifunctional 4-hydroxy-2-oxoglutarate aldolase/2-dehydro-3-deoxy-phosphogluconate aldolase, with protein sequence MISENWLNKLRQHRAIAVIRAATLELGRHQAQAVAEGGLRIIEITWNTDGAAELIQQLRGELPHCMIGTGTILDQTALFEAIAAGAEFAFSPHINVPLIQAAVAAGIPIIPGALTPTEIVTAWQAGATCVKIFPCQAVGYAAYIKGLQGPLGQIPMIPTGGVTIDNAREFIQAGAIAVGLAGDLFPSSLIAAKDWSAIGQRSQTLVASLRSVSNSSSNEIR encoded by the coding sequence ATGATCTCGGAGAATTGGTTAAATAAATTGCGGCAACATCGAGCGATCGCCGTGATTCGGGCAGCAACTCTAGAACTCGGTCGGCATCAGGCGCAGGCTGTAGCCGAAGGCGGTTTGCGGATCATTGAAATTACCTGGAATACCGACGGCGCCGCTGAGTTAATTCAGCAATTACGCGGGGAATTGCCCCACTGTATGATTGGCACTGGCACCATTTTAGACCAAACCGCCCTATTTGAGGCGATCGCCGCCGGGGCAGAATTTGCCTTTTCTCCCCATATCAATGTCCCTTTAATTCAAGCCGCTGTTGCTGCCGGAATTCCCATCATTCCTGGCGCCCTCACCCCCACAGAAATTGTCACCGCGTGGCAAGCGGGGGCTACCTGTGTGAAAATCTTTCCCTGTCAAGCGGTGGGTTATGCCGCCTACATCAAAGGATTACAAGGCCCCTTGGGACAAATTCCCATGATTCCCACGGGCGGCGTCACCATTGACAATGCCCGGGAATTTATCCAAGCCGGGGCGATCGCCGTTGGGTTAGCGGGGGACTTATTTCCTTCATCTTTAATTGCCGCCAAAGATTGGTCGGCGATCGGCCAACGTAGTCAAACCTTAGTCGCCAGTCTTCGGTCTGTGAGCAATTCATCATCAAATGAGATTCGCTAA
- a CDS encoding gas vesicle protein, whose protein sequence is MNSSTFANPLKTHSNNTLTTATQGSSLADILERVLDKGIVIAGDISVSIASTELLHIRIRLLIASVDKAREMGINWWEGDPYLHSQSQALLAENQELSNRLQTLEAELQALKSLTQSSAVESHDLSPNDEAHSETLENSQLES, encoded by the coding sequence GTGAATTCCTCCACTTTTGCCAACCCGCTCAAAACCCACTCAAATAACACCCTGACAACGGCAACTCAAGGTTCGAGTTTAGCGGATATCCTTGAACGAGTTTTAGATAAAGGAATTGTGATTGCAGGCGATATTTCTGTTTCGATCGCCTCTACGGAACTTCTGCATATCCGCATTCGTCTGTTAATTGCCTCTGTTGATAAAGCACGGGAGATGGGAATTAATTGGTGGGAAGGAGACCCCTATCTCCATAGCCAATCCCAAGCTTTATTAGCAGAAAATCAAGAACTTTCAAACCGACTCCAAACCTTAGAAGCGGAACTTCAAGCCTTAAAATCCTTAACCCAATCGAGCGCCGTAGAAAGCCATGATCTCAGTCCGAACGATGAAGCACATTCCGAAACGCTAGAAAATTCCCAGCTTGAATCCTAA
- a CDS encoding family 10 glycosylhydrolase, whose product MNLGYPTGLIPLATGNPQTPVANNPPNSGSNQTETPVGNNPPTSQNQPPTRSPSQAITNGEIRGVWLTNIDSEVLFASENVAAAIARLADLNFNTVDPTVWNWGYTLYPSQGADNVVGSKIDPDPGLRDRDVLAEIIRHSREKNFNLWDIFLSTRRLPRQWLRRPN is encoded by the coding sequence TTGAATTTGGGATATCCAACGGGCTTGATTCCCTTGGCAACGGGTAATCCCCAAACTCCAGTAGCGAATAATCCGCCAAATTCAGGAAGTAATCAGACCGAAACTCCGGTAGGAAATAATCCGCCAACTTCACAGAATCAGCCGCCGACAAGAAGTCCCAGTCAGGCAATCACAAATGGGGAAATTCGTGGGGTGTGGTTGACTAATATTGATAGTGAGGTATTATTTGCTTCGGAAAATGTGGCAGCGGCGATCGCTCGTCTGGCGGATTTGAATTTTAATACGGTTGATCCGACGGTTTGGAATTGGGGTTATACTCTGTATCCGAGTCAAGGGGCTGACAATGTGGTTGGCAGTAAAATTGATCCAGATCCAGGGTTGCGCGATCGCGATGTTTTAGCGGAAATTATTCGCCATAGTCGGGAAAAAAATTTTAATCTCTGGGATATTTTTCTATCAACCAGGCGCTTGCCCCGCCAATGGCTTCGGCGGCCAAACTAA